The DNA segment TATTCAAAGGCACAACTAGCAAAGCAAGAATTACTTTATGTGATATTGAATCATTAGCTGAAATTTATAATTATAGATCTATTAGATGGACAGCAAAAAAATTAACTCCAATACCAACTAAATTAATTCCTCAATTTATAAAAAATACTTTACGTAAGGTACCCATAATAAAGCAACTTGCTTTTGAATTAGAAATAATATTTTATAAATATAAGGAAAAAGTAGGCGATCATTTAATTTCAATAGTTATTCCTGCAAGAAATGAGGAGGGTAATAGGAAACTTTTAATAGAAGCACTAAATAAATTTAAAAAAATTCCTAATAAAGTTGAAATAATCTTTGTGGAGGGAAACAGCAAAGATAAAACTTTTCAAATGTTAGAAGAGCTTACTAAAAATTTTTCAAACAGCTTCCAAATATCTCTTTTAAAACAAACATCTAATGGTAAGAAAAATGCAGTTGTTGAGGGTTTCAATATTTCATCCGGTGAAACTTTGGCAATTATAGATAGCGATTTTACAGTAGACGTCAATGACAGTATCGAAGCAATAATGCAATCGACGAAAAATGAGAATATCCTTGTTAATTGCTCTAGAACAACATTCCCAATGGAAAAAGATGCTATGAGATGGGCTAATTATATCGGGAATAGATGTTTTGCTTTATTGTTATCTATATTAATAAATAAACCAATTTCTGATTCACTATGCGGGACAAAAGTTTTCTCAAGAAAGTTTTTCAATTTGATGAGAAAAAATGGTAGTTGGGAATCTAAATCAGATCCTTTTGGTGATTTTACGATAATTTTTGAGGCAGCCAATAATAATATTAAAATCCTTAATTACCCTGTCAGATATTATGCAAGAAAATCTGGGTCACCAAATATATCGAGATGGATAGATGGGATCAAACTTCTTAAGGTATGTTGGAAATATATGATTTCAGACCTTTAAAATAAAAAATAATTTTTATTTTTCGGAAGTAAATTTATAAAAATTCACCAAAAAGGTAATAAAATAGTTAGATTCTAAATGTTAGAGCATTTTAAATCTCTTTTATGGCGTTTAAGTTTCCTCTAAAAAAAATAACAAAAAACACCAATAGAGAAGTATTCAAGAAAGTTCTCATTGTTAGGCTTCCATGCAACCCGATATTCCCAATAGGGCCTATTTATCTCGCAGATCATATTCATAAATGTTTTCCAGAAATAGAACAACAATTTATTGATTTAGCAATAGTACCTTCAAAAAACATTTCTAAATATCTAAAAAGAAAAATTGATCAATTTCGGCCCCATCTACTTATTTTTTCTTGGAGGGATATTCAAATATACGCACCTGTAGATGGACGAAGCGGTAACCCCTTACAGAATTCTTTTGAAGTTTTTTATTCAAATAATATTTTTAAAAAAATTAGAGGTGCTTGGGGGGGCTTAAAGTTAATAACATCCCATTATGAGGAAATAAATAGGAATACATCTTTGGTAAAGATGGGACTCAAGAGAGCTCAAAAATATAATAAATCAGTAAAAGTGATTTTAGGGGGAGGGGCCGTAAGTGTTTTTTACGAACAGCTAGGTAAATTATTACCAAAAGGCACAGTAATATCTGTCGGGGAAGGGGAAAACCTGATTGAAAAGATCATTAAAGGTGATTCTATTTCAAAAGAAAGATGTTACCTGGCTGGGCAAAAGCCAAGGAATAAATTAATACATGAACAACCCTCTGGAACGGTTAAAACAGCTTGTAATTACAAATACATTAAAGCTATTTGGGCTGAATTTGATTGGTACATAGAAGGTGGAGATTATTATGTAGGTGTTCAAACCAAAAGAGGGTGCCCACATAACTGTTGTTTTTGCGTTTATGCAGTTGTCGAGGGTAAGAAAGTTCGAGTTAATCCCATCAATGAAGTTATAAAAGAAATTAAGCAACTTTACGAAATGGGTGTTAGAGGTTTTTGGTTTACTGATGCTCAATTTATTCCAACTAGGAACAATATAAAGGATGCTAAATTACTTCTTCAAGCTATAAAAGATCAGGGTTGGAATGATATTAAATGGGCCGCCTACATTAGAGCAGACAATATTGATCGCGAATTAGCTCAATTAATGGTTGATACAGGAATGAGTTATTTTGAGATAGGAATAACGTCTGGATCACAAGAGCTTGTTAGAAAAATGAAGTTAGCATATAACCTCAAAACAGTACTAGAAAACTGTAGGATGCTTGTTGATGCAGGATTTAGAAATCATGTATCGGTCAACTACTCATTTAATGTTTTTGACGAAACCCCAAATACCATTAAACAAACTATTGCTTATCACAGAGAGTTAGAAAATATCTTCGGAAAAGGTTTAGTAGATCCAGCTATATTTTTTATAGGTTTACAACCACACACTCTTTTAGAAAAGTATGCTTTAGAAAACAACATCCTAAAACCTAATTACAATCCGATGAGTATGATGCCATGGACCGCAAGAAAACTGTTATGGAATCCTGGGCCTCTAGGTAAAAAGCTTGGAGAGGTATGTTTAGAAGCTTTTGAGAATCAAGATGATGAATTTGGGAAAACAGTTATTAATATATTGGAAAGAAATTATGGCAAAGCATCTTTAGATGATTCTCTAAAAGTTCGAAAATTTTCAGAAAGGAAGTTAAGCTCTGCAAAATTATAAGAGGGTTTAAGCTTAATTAATTTTTAATAATACAATCATTCATCTTTTTCGATTGAACTGGATATACCTTTAGATTTAAGTGATTCTGAATAAAATTCAGCTGGTTCTAGGTCACAAACGATAACTAAACCAACCCCATTATTATGAGCCTCAAGCATAATAGCGATAGCATCTTGCTCGCTTAATTGTGGTACAACTTCTCTAAGCGCAATTGTAATATACTCCATTGAATTTACTGGATCATTATGAAGTAGTACCTTATATTTTGGTGATTTATTTTTTAACGCCGCTGTTTTCTTTTCTAGGACTGCTGCGTTGTTATTGTCACCTTTTTCTAGCTTTATAATTGACATTACTTTTAATTTTTAATTACTAGGAAATTTATTAATTATTATATATTAATTATTCGCTCCATTGCATTAGAGACATTTAATCTTGAGTTAAAGGCAGATAATCGAAAATAACCCTCTCCTGCCAACCCAAAACCACTTCCAGGTGTTCCCACTACGTTAGCTTTTTCAAGTAAATGATCAAAAAAGTCCCAAGAAGTCATATCAGCTGGGACTTTAATCCAAACATATGGCGCGTTACAACCGCCATAAACTGTAAAGCCAGCACTTCTTAGCTTATTTCGCATAATCTTTGCATTTTCCATATAAAAATCAATTAAAGAATTAACCTCTTTTTTACCTTGAGATGAATACACTGCTTCAGCTCCTTTTTGAACGACATAGCTGACTCCATTAAATTTAGTACATTGACGCCTATTCCATAATGGCCATAAATCAACCTTATCACCTTTTGAATTTTGTCCTGTTAAACATTTAGGGATTACTGTATAAGCACATCTTACGCCGGTAAATCCAGCATTTTTAGAGAAAGATCTAAATTCTATAGCACAACTTTTTGCTCCATCTATCTCATATATTGAATGAGGTACATCTTTATCTTGAATAAAAGCTTCATAAGCTGCATCGAAGAGAATCAAAGACTTATTATGATTAGCATAGTCAACCCATTTTTTTAATTCATCTTTAGTAATAGTTGCCCCAGTGGGATTATTTGGAAAACAGAGATAAACAATATCAACTTTATTTTTAGGAATTTCAGGTAAAAAATTATTATCCTCATTAATCGCTAAATATAATAATCCTTGATAAGTTCCATTTTTAAGTGTTTCTCCTGTTCGCCCAGTCATCACATTACTATCTACATAAACAGGATAAACAGGATCTGTTACGGCAATTAAATTATCGTGGCCAAGAATATCTAAGATATTACTGCTATCACATTTTGAACCATCTGAGACAAATATTTCTTCCGGTGTAATTTGACATCCTCTTGAAATAAAATCATTTTTAGAAATTTTCTCTCTAAGCCATTCATATCCTTGCTCTGGACCATAACCTTTAAATCCTTCATGTGTTCCCATTTCATTTAATGCTTTACTCATCGCATTTATACAAGCATTAGGTAGAGGTTCAGTTACATCTCCTATTCCAAGCTTAATAACTTCTGAGCCTTGATTAGCTTGTGTATAACTATTTACTCTTTTTGAAATTTCAGGAAATAGATATCCTGCTTTGAGCTTTAAATAATTTTCGTTTATTTGTACCACTTTAAAAATTTAGGTGTTTAGTCTTTATTAGAATAATAGATTAATGTGCTTAAGCGGGAATTTGATGTTAAGATATAGGAGGTTATGATTTAACTAAAGAAATAATCATAACTATTAAATCAATTTCAAATAGTTTGAAAGTCGTCTAAAATTTAAATACTTAGCAAATTAAATTGCTACCAATTATTTTAAAAAATCTAATAAATTTAACAAACAAGAAATTG comes from the Prochlorococcus marinus str. MIT 9515 genome and includes:
- a CDS encoding glycosyltransferase family 2 protein produces the protein MKSVNTWNLSNNKIHQLFKNDDEFISLKVRGNTWEPITRWLKLDSRIFKGTTSKARITLCDIESLAEIYNYRSIRWTAKKLTPIPTKLIPQFIKNTLRKVPIIKQLAFELEIIFYKYKEKVGDHLISIVIPARNEEGNRKLLIEALNKFKKIPNKVEIIFVEGNSKDKTFQMLEELTKNFSNSFQISLLKQTSNGKKNAVVEGFNISSGETLAIIDSDFTVDVNDSIEAIMQSTKNENILVNCSRTTFPMEKDAMRWANYIGNRCFALLLSILINKPISDSLCGTKVFSRKFFNLMRKNGSWESKSDPFGDFTIIFEAANNNIKILNYPVRYYARKSGSPNISRWIDGIKLLKVCWKYMISDL
- a CDS encoding photosystem II high light acclimation radical SAM protein, which produces MAFKFPLKKITKNTNREVFKKVLIVRLPCNPIFPIGPIYLADHIHKCFPEIEQQFIDLAIVPSKNISKYLKRKIDQFRPHLLIFSWRDIQIYAPVDGRSGNPLQNSFEVFYSNNIFKKIRGAWGGLKLITSHYEEINRNTSLVKMGLKRAQKYNKSVKVILGGGAVSVFYEQLGKLLPKGTVISVGEGENLIEKIIKGDSISKERCYLAGQKPRNKLIHEQPSGTVKTACNYKYIKAIWAEFDWYIEGGDYYVGVQTKRGCPHNCCFCVYAVVEGKKVRVNPINEVIKEIKQLYEMGVRGFWFTDAQFIPTRNNIKDAKLLLQAIKDQGWNDIKWAAYIRADNIDRELAQLMVDTGMSYFEIGITSGSQELVRKMKLAYNLKTVLENCRMLVDAGFRNHVSVNYSFNVFDETPNTIKQTIAYHRELENIFGKGLVDPAIFFIGLQPHTLLEKYALENNILKPNYNPMSMMPWTARKLLWNPGPLGKKLGEVCLEAFENQDDEFGKTVINILERNYGKASLDDSLKVRKFSERKLSSAKL
- the clpS gene encoding ATP-dependent Clp protease adapter ClpS; the protein is MSIIKLEKGDNNNAAVLEKKTAALKNKSPKYKVLLHNDPVNSMEYITIALREVVPQLSEQDAIAIMLEAHNNGVGLVIVCDLEPAEFYSESLKSKGISSSIEKDE
- a CDS encoding LL-diaminopimelate aminotransferase, with the translated sequence MVQINENYLKLKAGYLFPEISKRVNSYTQANQGSEVIKLGIGDVTEPLPNACINAMSKALNEMGTHEGFKGYGPEQGYEWLREKISKNDFISRGCQITPEEIFVSDGSKCDSSNILDILGHDNLIAVTDPVYPVYVDSNVMTGRTGETLKNGTYQGLLYLAINEDNNFLPEIPKNKVDIVYLCFPNNPTGATITKDELKKWVDYANHNKSLILFDAAYEAFIQDKDVPHSIYEIDGAKSCAIEFRSFSKNAGFTGVRCAYTVIPKCLTGQNSKGDKVDLWPLWNRRQCTKFNGVSYVVQKGAEAVYSSQGKKEVNSLIDFYMENAKIMRNKLRSAGFTVYGGCNAPYVWIKVPADMTSWDFFDHLLEKANVVGTPGSGFGLAGEGYFRLSAFNSRLNVSNAMERIINI